The DNA window CGGTCTTTGTTCTGTTCAACAATCCGTTTGAGGAGTGTCGTCTTACCTGTGCCCAGAAAACCGGTTATCAGACAAATAGGAATCATGGTTTCAGTTCCGTTAAAAGCGACTCGAAATCCGAAACACACCGGAGAAGCCGGCAGGGTTCCGGAGTTCGAATTCTATTTCGCCGCCTCATCGATGGCGTTCACCAACGTGGTGATATCCGGTATGATCGAAGCAAACTTGGGTTCTCCGTTAATGCAGATGGTCGGCAGGTTTTTGACGCCCAGTTTCACCATCATTCCGATGCCCTCACGGACTTTGATTTTATGCTCATTAATGTAGCACTTCGCGGTCGTTTTTTCGGCGGCTTTTTTCACGGCTTCCATCATATACTGGCACGGTGCGCAGGAGGTGGAGTCGAGCGTGATAACATCGAGAATTACGCCGTCAGCGGCCTGATAGTCCGGGACCTCCACATCGTCAAAAGAATCCATTTCTTTGGCCTGGAGGGATTTTGCCGTTTCGCGGGCGTATTCATCATGCACCATATCGGCGACCGCCTGCAGGTTTTTGATCGGGACGGCGTAGGGCAGGTCGCAGCCGGGAGCGAGGATGAAGCCTTTATTTCCGCTTTTCTCCATAATATCGAGCACTTCCATTTTTGAATCCTCTTCATCACCGAGCAGCAGCACGGCGGTCAGCTTGATATTGCCGCCGAAGGATTTTCCCTGTGCTTCGCAAAGTTCGCGCAGGTGGACCATGTCGATCTGCTCATCCACCGAAATATTATCGGCCGTTGTCTGTGTCATCACTTCAAGGTTCCGGGTCACATCGCCGCAGACGAAGATGGAGGAGATGCCGCCGCGTTCACGGATGTGGTCATAAACGGCATTCATGGCCGGTGTTACAAACTGCTCAAAATGATCCGGAGAAATCTGGCTGGTCATGGGGTCCACCACTGCAATTACATCGGCCCCGTGATCGAGATAAATATCCGCCGATTTTTTACAGATTTCGGCGCAGTAGCTGATCACCTCAATCACGGCATCCTCATCATCATACATATCAAGGAAAATGTCGTTGCCCAGCAAATGGAGGGCGAGGGTGAAGGGGCCGCAGATCAGGCCGTAGAGGGCCGTGTCTTCGCCGATCTCATTTTTCAGTGTTTTCAGTGCTTCAACCACAATCGGGAAGCGGCCTTTGGTTTCATCCAATTCGGGAAGATCTGCCAGCGTTTTTCCCATCGCCAGCGGGTGCGTGGTAACCGCCGGCGGAACTTCGTCGGCCCAGTGCAGGTCGCAACCGAGGATTTCCGCCTCGATCTGGAGGTCAAACATCACCGGAAGTCCGTCGGGTTTATAGAGTGATTTTGCTTTTTTCAGGCCTTCGACCAGCAGGTCGGCCGAGGTGAGATATTCGGTCGCTGTTTTTCCGATCAGAAAACCGCCGTGGCATCCCACAAACGGAAGCCAGGCCGGTCTGGAGGTTTCCCTGCCTGCAATTGCGTCTAAAAGAATCTGTTTGCCTGTCATGCCATGCTCCTTATTTAAAATGATCAGACCATGATAGGCGGAATATCAATTCCGTATAGGCCGTTACGGATATTGAATAAAACAATCTTGCTGGAGCCCGGCCGTTAGATGTCTTTGGATGCACGGATGATGGTATCGTTGTGGGTGGTCACGATTCCGGAACCGGGCGAGATCACCAGAAAATCATCCGAGTCCCAATCGCCATGGAGCATACGGCGCAGCAGATCGAGACGGCCGGATACTTTTTTAAATTTCCAGCCTTTGGAAACGGCTTCTTCACGGGCGGTCTGTTCAAAGCTGTCATCGGGCTCCACGCCCATTTCAATGAAGGTAATCTGCGAATAGTTTTTTTCGGTATCGCACAGCTCCTCCCAGAGGAATTCAGCATTGTCTTCACCGTATTTTTCCACGAGCTGCTCATACGTCAGGTCCATCCCCAGCTGCGTCGGGATGGAGATGTCTTTCAGATCTTCCGCCACATAATCGCGTTCGATCCAGCCGGTGGTTTTGAAAAAGGTGCCGGGATTTTCGTTGAAATATTTTTTATAGCGCCAACGGCTGCCGAGAAACAGGGTGATGCAGTCATGTGCCCGCGGAATGATCACGGGAACCGATCGGGCTTTTAATCCTTCGAGTCCGTTGTTGCAGAGTCCATAGCCCATGATGATGGCATCATATTTTTCTTCGGAAGCATTATCCACTTCGGCCTGAAGCCGCTTGAGCATCTCTGCTGTGGGGATGTCATGAAGGCCTTTCTGCAGAAACTGCACATCAATTTCGTGCGGAACCGCTTTAAGCAGGAACTGCATCTCCCGGTAGAAAATTTCACAGCTGATCAGCTTGAGCTTCATAATGAAAAGTATAGGCACAGAAATCTGAAAAAGGCACGAAAACTAAACTGGTTTGTGGCGGCATTCTTCAGGTTTTTTTACGGGATATTTAATTTCCAGTGTTTGGAAAGTCGTCGAGTTCGAGATTCGGAATGGCGAGGGCTTCCTGATAGTGGTTAACGAAGTGGTCGGTCTGATTGAGCGTGATGACTTCGGGACGGCGGATCATTTCAAGGCACTTCGGGCGGACCTTCCGGTCAAGCAGCGCCAGAGTTGCTCCGGCCAGTGATCCATTGCCGATGATGTCGTATTTTTCTTTTCCAATATCCGGAAGCAGTCCGATGCAGATCGCATTTTCCAGATTGATGTGTTTGGCAAAACCGCCGGCCAGAATGACGTGGTCGAGGTCGTGCACCGTTTTGCCCAGTTCTCTCAAGAGGGATTTCAGCCCGCCGTAAATTGCGGCTTTGGCTTTCAGAATTTCGGCCACATCGCCTTCGGTCACGGTAATTGATTCACCGGTGGCTGAGAGCTGCGGAGCCACCAGCATGCAGGCGTGCATGCCGGCGACCTGTTCATAACGATCCTGCTGTTTCAGCAGTTCCACGTTGAACCGTCCGACCCTATTGATGAGTCCGCAGCGAAAGCCTTCGGCTATAAAATCAATGATGGCCGAACCGCACAGTCCCATGGGATTCGGGTCTCCGATGACAGAGAGTTCAAAGTCCAGCTTTTCATCAAAACGGACCGTATCGATGGCGCGGCTGGCGGCGCGCGCACCGTGCAACAGGCCGGCTCCTTCGAAAGCAGGACCGGCCGCCGTGGCGCAGGCCGTCATTTTTCCATCCAGATAGGCCACCATTTCGCCGTTGGTTCCGATATCGATCAGCAGGGCCAGATCCCCTTTTTTCCAGACCCTGGATGGGTTCCGGACGGTGCGATGTTCGAAGACATACAGATCCGATGTGATGTCACCGCCGACGTAGCCCGAAATGGCCGGAATATCTTCAATCGGGGCGTCGGGATGGATATTGATGCCCAG is part of the Pontiella agarivorans genome and encodes:
- a CDS encoding uroporphyrinogen decarboxylase family protein, giving the protein MTGKQILLDAIAGRETSRPAWLPFVGCHGGFLIGKTATEYLTSADLLVEGLKKAKSLYKPDGLPVMFDLQIEAEILGCDLHWADEVPPAVTTHPLAMGKTLADLPELDETKGRFPIVVEALKTLKNEIGEDTALYGLICGPFTLALHLLGNDIFLDMYDDEDAVIEVISYCAEICKKSADIYLDHGADVIAVVDPMTSQISPDHFEQFVTPAMNAVYDHIRERGGISSIFVCGDVTRNLEVMTQTTADNISVDEQIDMVHLRELCEAQGKSFGGNIKLTAVLLLGDEEDSKMEVLDIMEKSGNKGFILAPGCDLPYAVPIKNLQAVADMVHDEYARETAKSLQAKEMDSFDDVEVPDYQAADGVILDVITLDSTSCAPCQYMMEAVKKAAEKTTAKCYINEHKIKVREGIGMMVKLGVKNLPTICINGEPKFASIIPDITTLVNAIDEAAK
- a CDS encoding DUF1638 domain-containing protein — encoded protein: MPILFIMKLKLISCEIFYREMQFLLKAVPHEIDVQFLQKGLHDIPTAEMLKRLQAEVDNASEEKYDAIIMGYGLCNNGLEGLKARSVPVIIPRAHDCITLFLGSRWRYKKYFNENPGTFFKTTGWIERDYVAEDLKDISIPTQLGMDLTYEQLVEKYGEDNAEFLWEELCDTEKNYSQITFIEMGVEPDDSFEQTAREEAVSKGWKFKKVSGRLDLLRRMLHGDWDSDDFLVISPGSGIVTTHNDTIIRASKDI
- a CDS encoding ASKHA domain-containing protein, producing the protein MAICIHFDGQAVDVENEANASIMDLARKAGWHIEAKCGGRGSCASCNVLLGAGVYRVFEETFTVAPEQRREVLSCMTRVLSNDAEIFLPESSVLSFEGARIADEMELPPHSLNPRFSSGFGLAVDIGTTTVVAALIDLSSGEVDCRESLYNQQILKADDVVSRISLCSEEGELEKLKNLVIEHTLNPLIHRLCDKTGIKKTAIRHAVLSGNTVMMHIFFGISPESIGVIPFEPVSRHFESTAGDLGINIHPDAPIEDIPAISGYVGGDITSDLYVFEHRTVRNPSRVWKKGDLALLIDIGTNGEMVAYLDGKMTACATAAGPAFEGAGLLHGARAASRAIDTVRFDEKLDFELSVIGDPNPMGLCGSAIIDFIAEGFRCGLINRVGRFNVELLKQQDRYEQVAGMHACMLVAPQLSATGESITVTEGDVAEILKAKAAIYGGLKSLLRELGKTVHDLDHVILAGGFAKHINLENAICIGLLPDIGKEKYDIIGNGSLAGATLALLDRKVRPKCLEMIRRPEVITLNQTDHFVNHYQEALAIPNLELDDFPNTGN